From Kiritimatiellia bacterium, a single genomic window includes:
- a CDS encoding ribonucleotide-diphosphate reductase subunit beta has translation MLEPILHPDTQIITIERGDTIEYVFRNKVFRLNREQARKALEGKRVINGIRTPELNIFPLKYTEAYRLYKQMKANHWEPDVIDMTRDCRQWSGDALDPRERWIVEMGAGYFSAAEGIVGDSVLHAIEDNLTAAELKHATLRWIAEESIHMDSLLHIIGSLGLDQEAITSRFWQIPSVRAKNDFITAHMPAIKRGMDLNETPAKQLFCKAIFAISQVLEGTQFYALFAMLLSLHRQNKMTGVGQMFQYTLRDESNHIALGRYLIAKLIEENPDVWTPDFREELREFMAEGVRLEKEFVNDCLPEDMVGMARQDFLAYVEFNADRRLMSLGLEPIGSVRENPFAWLDEVIFLKKEKNFFETRVTEYQTAGSVRNTREEDLI, from the coding sequence ATGCTAGAGCCCATCCTTCACCCTGACACCCAAATCATCACCATCGAACGTGGCGATACGATCGAATATGTTTTTCGCAACAAGGTCTTCCGCCTCAATCGGGAACAGGCGCGTAAAGCGCTGGAGGGGAAACGGGTCATTAACGGCATTCGCACTCCGGAACTGAACATTTTCCCCCTCAAATACACCGAGGCGTATCGGCTCTATAAGCAGATGAAGGCCAATCACTGGGAGCCGGATGTCATCGACATGACGCGCGATTGCCGCCAGTGGAGCGGGGATGCGCTCGATCCGCGCGAGCGCTGGATTGTCGAAATGGGCGCGGGATATTTTTCAGCCGCGGAGGGCATTGTAGGCGACAGCGTTTTGCATGCCATCGAAGACAACTTGACGGCCGCCGAGCTCAAACACGCGACGCTTCGATGGATCGCCGAAGAGTCGATTCACATGGATTCGTTGCTCCACATCATCGGCAGTCTGGGGCTCGATCAGGAAGCGATCACCTCCCGCTTCTGGCAGATCCCCTCGGTGCGCGCCAAAAATGATTTTATCACGGCCCATATGCCGGCCATCAAACGCGGGATGGACCTGAACGAAACGCCGGCGAAACAGTTGTTCTGCAAAGCGATTTTTGCGATTTCGCAGGTCTTGGAGGGCACGCAGTTCTACGCGCTATTTGCCATGCTGCTTTCCCTCCACCGGCAAAACAAAATGACCGGCGTCGGGCAAATGTTCCAGTACACGCTGCGGGATGAATCCAATCACATTGCTCTGGGTCGCTACCTGATCGCCAAGTTGATCGAAGAAAATCCCGATGTGTGGACCCCCGATTTTCGCGAGGAGCTGCGCGAATTCATGGCTGAGGGGGTCCGTTTAGAAAAGGAATTCGTGAATGATTGTCTGCCGGAAGATATGGTGGGCATGGCCCGCCAGGATTTCTTGGCGTACGTCGAATTCAACGCGGATCGGCGGTTGATGAGCCTCGGCCTGGAGCCGATCGGGTCGGTTCGCGAAAATCCCTTTGCATGGCTCGATGAGGTTATTTTCCTGAAGAAGGAAAAAAACTTTTTCGAAACTCGCGTGACGGAATATCAGACTGCCGGCAGCGTGCGCAACACGCGCGAAGAGGATCTGATCTGA
- a CDS encoding urease accessory protein UreD → MKCSSSIDARALSGVFRIRAERRGDRTYLAGREISKPFHLSKPYWTGRVLLVQAVNATAGVFAGDYLETAAEIETGAAVFLTTPSATRLYSMPEGTATASQSFRIARGGWLESRPEWIIPQKACSFIQRTRIEWESGARFIYWEALAPGRVARGERFAYNHLAWELDLLAEGRRILRERVQLTPNNHALWSLQHPFDAAYYAAVYLVWDDPAAIEPLQGDIHGWKDTDSLIGGTLLDNCCWVFKILAQDALALRRTLARLRSTLSTVVPYLAEPDRKL, encoded by the coding sequence GTGAAGTGCTCTTCGTCCATTGACGCCCGAGCCCTCAGCGGCGTATTTCGGATTCGAGCCGAACGCCGTGGAGACCGAACCTACCTCGCCGGACGCGAAATCTCTAAACCTTTCCACCTCTCGAAACCCTATTGGACAGGCCGCGTCCTCCTTGTCCAAGCTGTCAATGCCACCGCCGGCGTGTTCGCGGGCGACTACCTAGAGACCGCGGCCGAAATCGAAACCGGGGCGGCGGTTTTTCTGACCACACCCAGCGCCACCCGCTTATACTCCATGCCCGAAGGCACCGCCACTGCCAGCCAGTCCTTCCGTATTGCGCGCGGCGGCTGGCTCGAGAGCCGGCCCGAATGGATCATCCCCCAAAAAGCCTGTTCGTTCATTCAGCGCACGCGCATCGAGTGGGAGTCCGGCGCGCGCTTCATCTACTGGGAGGCGCTGGCCCCCGGCCGCGTCGCCCGCGGCGAGCGATTTGCCTACAACCATCTGGCCTGGGAGTTGGACTTGCTCGCCGAAGGCAGGCGCATCCTCCGCGAACGCGTCCAGTTGACACCCAACAACCATGCACTGTGGTCCCTGCAACACCCCTTCGACGCGGCCTATTACGCCGCCGTCTATCTGGTGTGGGACGATCCAGCCGCCATCGAACCTCTGCAAGGGGACATCCACGGCTGGAAAGACACCGATAGCTTGATTGGCGGCACGCTGCTGGACAACTGCTGCTGGGTATTCAAGATTCTCGCGCAAGACGCGCTCGCGCTGCGCCGCACTCTTGCCCGCCTGCGGAGCACCCTCTCGACGGTCGTCCCTTACCTCGCCGAGCCAGATCGAAAATTGTAA
- the ureG gene encoding urease accessory protein UreG: MSTSKAHRPARVGIGGPVGSGKTMLVLQLCRKLRDRYSIVVVTNDIYTKEDALFLVRNEALPPDRIVGVETGGCPHTAIRDDTTMNEQAIRDLLQRHPDAQLVLVESGGDNLSATFSTELVDAFIYVIDVAEGDKIPRKGGPAIRGSDLLIINKIDLAPMVGADLGVMERDARAMRGTRPFLFCDLKTEKGLPDVIQWLEREVLFVH, from the coding sequence ATGAGTACATCGAAAGCCCATCGCCCCGCTCGCGTCGGCATCGGTGGTCCCGTTGGTTCGGGCAAAACGATGCTTGTCCTCCAATTGTGCCGAAAATTGCGGGACCGCTACTCGATCGTCGTCGTCACCAACGACATCTACACAAAAGAGGACGCCCTGTTCCTCGTCCGCAACGAGGCCCTGCCGCCGGACCGCATCGTCGGCGTCGAAACCGGCGGGTGCCCCCACACCGCCATCCGCGACGACACGACGATGAACGAGCAGGCGATCCGCGACCTACTGCAGCGCCACCCTGATGCGCAACTGGTCCTCGTAGAAAGCGGCGGTGACAATCTTTCCGCCACCTTCTCCACCGAACTGGTGGACGCGTTCATCTACGTCATCGACGTGGCGGAGGGCGACAAAATACCCCGCAAAGGCGGACCCGCTATTCGCGGCAGCGATCTACTGATCATTAACAAAATCGACCTGGCGCCGATGGTCGGCGCTGATCTGGGCGTTATGGAGCGCGACGCGCGGGCCATGCGCGGCACCCGCCCCTTCCTCTTCTGCGATCTGAAGACTGAAAAAGGCCTCCCCGACGTGATCCAATGGCTCGAGCGTGAAGTGCTCTTCGTCCATTGA
- a CDS encoding urease accessory protein UreF has translation MNTPITDRAARPLWTLLQISDSAYPTGSYAHSGGLEGAVDIGLLSSPDAAEPYLFRVFLPSLLFTDVPLVRAAHAAAADAAWEELWAMDELCHALRATRELREASTRVGAQRVALAAATHPSPAMERLAAALAEGRWKAHAPTAFGAVGAVLGIAAKDTAAGYVYQAVTGAVAALVKLLRIGQTRAQIWISRLLEECNRRFDEALETPPASAGWFAPLTEIASARHETAYTRLFIS, from the coding sequence ATGAACACACCCATCACTGACAGGGCCGCTCGGCCGCTTTGGACACTTCTGCAAATTTCCGATTCGGCCTATCCAACCGGCTCTTATGCCCACTCGGGCGGCTTGGAAGGCGCTGTCGATATTGGCTTGCTGTCGTCACCCGATGCGGCAGAACCGTACCTGTTCCGAGTTTTCCTTCCCTCGCTACTGTTTACGGATGTACCCCTTGTGCGCGCCGCACACGCGGCTGCTGCTGATGCGGCCTGGGAGGAACTCTGGGCGATGGATGAGCTTTGCCACGCCCTACGCGCCACCCGCGAGCTGCGGGAGGCCTCCACGCGAGTCGGCGCCCAACGGGTTGCTTTGGCAGCCGCCACGCATCCATCGCCAGCCATGGAGAGACTGGCGGCGGCGCTGGCGGAAGGCCGATGGAAGGCCCACGCCCCGACTGCGTTCGGCGCGGTAGGCGCAGTCCTCGGCATCGCGGCAAAAGATACCGCGGCCGGTTACGTGTACCAGGCCGTCACGGGAGCCGTCGCGGCGCTCGTCAAATTGCTGCGCATCGGCCAGACGCGCGCGCAAATCTGGATCTCGCGCCTGCTCGAGGAATGTAACCGCCGCTTTGACGAGGCGCTGGAGACCCCGCCTGCCTCCGCCGGTTGGTTCGCGCCGCTCACGGAGATCGCCAGCGCGCGCCATGAAACCGCTTATACCCGCCTTTTCATCAGTTGA
- the ureC gene encoding urease subunit alpha: MKMTRRQYVEMFGPTRGDRVRLADTDLFIEVERDLIAELSGYGNEVKFGGGKVIRDGMGQSPVACDEEALDLVITNALIIDAKLGILKADIGIKKGRIVGIGHAGNPGIQSGIGSAFADPQTGKRHGMVIGAATEVIAGEGCIVTAGGIDTHIHFICPQQIEEALSSGITTMIGGGTGPATGTKATTCTPGRWNMHRMLEAAEAFPMNLGFLGKGNCSTPQPIREQIEAGAIGLKLHEDWGTTPAAIDCCLAVADEYDVQVAIHTDTLNEAGFVEDTLRAFKNRTIHTYHSEGAGGGHAPDIIRVCGERYVLPSSTNPTRPFTVNTIDEHLDMLMVCHHLDSSIPEDVAFAESRIRPQTIAAEDILHDIGAISMMSSDSQAMGRVGEVIIRTWQTAHKMKVQRGLLSHPAHPAADNFRVLRYIAKYTINPAITHGIAHEVGSLEVGKWADLVLWQPAFFGVKPELVLKGGMIALANMGDPNASIPTPQPTFYRPQFASFAGALASTSFTFISQSAYDADLHGRLGLKKRITPVLRTRKLSKLDMVWNDSLPKIEVDPETYTVKADGELLTCEPATELPMARRYFLF; the protein is encoded by the coding sequence ATGAAAATGACCCGACGCCAATATGTCGAGATGTTCGGACCCACGCGCGGAGACCGCGTGCGGCTGGCGGACACCGATCTGTTTATCGAGGTCGAACGCGATCTCATCGCCGAGCTGAGCGGCTATGGAAACGAAGTGAAGTTCGGCGGCGGCAAGGTGATTCGCGACGGCATGGGACAATCGCCCGTCGCATGCGATGAGGAGGCCCTCGACCTCGTGATCACAAACGCGTTGATCATCGATGCCAAACTGGGAATCCTCAAAGCGGACATTGGGATCAAAAAGGGTCGAATCGTCGGCATCGGCCATGCGGGCAATCCGGGCATTCAGTCGGGTATCGGCTCGGCCTTCGCAGACCCGCAGACAGGCAAACGTCATGGCATGGTCATCGGCGCCGCCACGGAGGTCATCGCCGGCGAGGGTTGCATCGTAACGGCTGGCGGCATCGACACGCACATTCATTTCATTTGTCCCCAGCAGATCGAAGAAGCCCTTTCGAGCGGCATCACGACGATGATCGGCGGCGGCACCGGCCCCGCAACGGGCACGAAGGCGACGACCTGCACGCCCGGTCGGTGGAATATGCACCGCATGCTGGAGGCTGCGGAGGCATTCCCCATGAACCTCGGCTTCCTCGGCAAAGGCAACTGTTCGACCCCCCAGCCCATCCGCGAGCAAATCGAGGCCGGCGCCATCGGACTGAAACTCCACGAAGATTGGGGCACAACCCCCGCCGCGATTGATTGTTGCCTGGCCGTGGCCGACGAATACGACGTCCAGGTTGCCATCCACACCGATACGCTCAACGAAGCGGGATTTGTTGAAGACACGCTGCGCGCCTTCAAAAACCGCACCATCCACACCTATCACTCGGAGGGCGCCGGCGGCGGCCATGCCCCCGACATCATCCGTGTGTGCGGAGAGCGCTACGTCCTGCCTTCTTCAACCAACCCGACGCGGCCTTTCACGGTAAATACAATCGACGAACACCTCGACATGCTAATGGTCTGTCATCACCTCGACTCGTCGATCCCGGAGGATGTCGCATTCGCCGAGTCGCGAATTCGGCCCCAAACGATTGCAGCGGAGGATATTCTGCACGACATCGGAGCCATTTCGATGATGTCCAGCGACAGCCAGGCAATGGGCCGCGTCGGAGAAGTGATCATCCGAACCTGGCAAACGGCCCATAAGATGAAAGTCCAACGCGGGCTACTGTCGCATCCGGCCCATCCCGCGGCCGACAATTTCCGCGTTTTGCGCTACATTGCGAAATACACGATCAATCCCGCCATCACCCACGGGATCGCGCACGAGGTTGGCTCTCTCGAAGTGGGCAAATGGGCCGATCTGGTCCTCTGGCAACCCGCCTTTTTCGGGGTAAAACCGGAGCTGGTCCTCAAGGGCGGCATGATCGCCCTAGCCAACATGGGAGATCCCAACGCCTCCATCCCGACGCCGCAGCCGACGTTCTATCGGCCACAGTTCGCGTCATTTGCGGGAGCCCTGGCATCGACCTCGTTCACCTTCATCAGTCAGTCCGCCTACGATGCCGATCTGCACGGCCGGCTCGGCCTCAAAAAGCGAATTACGCCGGTCCTCCGCACACGCAAACTTTCCAAACTCGATATGGTTTGGAACGACTCGCTTCCGAAAATCGAAGTGGATCCAGAAACGTACACCGTCAAGGCGGACGGAGAGCTGCTCACGTGCGAGCCCGCAACAGAACTGCCCATGGCCCGGCGGTATTTCCTCTTCTAA
- a CDS encoding urease subunit beta produces MIPGEIIPAEGELEANASLPVIKIVVSNKGDRPIQVGSHFHFFEVNAALEFDRAAARGFRLNIPAGTAVRFEPGDTRTVELVALAGERFVYGLNGKINGKLDATP; encoded by the coding sequence ATGATCCCCGGCGAAATTATCCCCGCAGAAGGCGAGCTGGAGGCCAATGCCTCGCTGCCCGTCATCAAGATTGTCGTCTCCAACAAGGGCGACCGCCCAATCCAGGTCGGCAGCCATTTTCATTTCTTCGAGGTCAATGCGGCACTCGAATTCGATCGCGCCGCGGCCCGGGGGTTCCGCTTGAACATACCGGCCGGGACAGCCGTCCGGTTTGAGCCGGGCGATACCCGCACGGTCGAACTCGTCGCGTTGGCGGGAGAGCGCTTCGTCTACGGGCTGAATGGCAAGATCAACGGGAAGCTGGATGCGACGCCATGA
- a CDS encoding urease subunit gamma, producing the protein MHLTPREREKLLVVVAADLARRRRARGLKLNYPEAVAILTYEIMEGARDGLSVADLMKKGTTILTREDVMEGVPEMLSEVQVEATFPDGTKLVTIHHPIP; encoded by the coding sequence ATGCATCTAACGCCGCGAGAACGAGAAAAATTGCTGGTGGTCGTGGCGGCCGACCTGGCCAGAAGGCGTCGGGCGCGCGGCCTCAAATTGAACTATCCCGAGGCGGTGGCCATCCTCACCTACGAAATCATGGAAGGCGCACGAGACGGGCTTTCTGTCGCCGATTTGATGAAAAAAGGTACGACCATCCTCACGCGCGAAGACGTCATGGAAGGCGTCCCGGAAATGCTATCGGAGGTCCAGGTCGAGGCCACCTTCCCCGACGGCACCAAACTAGTCACCATCCATCACCCGATCCCATGA